CAAATACTGAAATTGAACACatgtacattataacaatatataggtatatatattggCCACAGCATCTATAGTAGATGATTGTTGCAGTGCTAGTGGGTTGGTAGGACCCCACATCGTCATTGATGGCTATAGAGCCCTATTGCGGCCCGGCATTTTTTGCCAGATCGATTGCACTCAAATTGCGAATCCGCTGGAGGAGATGACGCATAGCGCAGCTTTTTCTGCTTAATATTCTCGAGCCAGTCATATCACTCTATAAAAATATGacacaataaaaaagaaaaaaaaggacaAGGAATTCATACAACTAGGTTACTGCCccaacatttttaaacaaagacttttttttcattcttttgATTTAACTCTGACCTTTTTCCTACATTGAAGAAAAGGACTATTCCCAggagtgagatgttacaggctgaatcaaaaatcatcaaatttcaaaaaattacttttaacttATAGCTCTCGAAAGACTTTATTAGACTGAACAatccataattgtgtttgctcgcaaacgaatcgacaagtaatacaacgtgactacgattttcgagggtttccctcgatttctctgggattccatcatcagatcctggtttccttattattgTACCACACTTGGACacttcctttccaacaaaaaaagaattatcaaaatcgattcataaacgacgaagttatccccgaccatacattaaaaaaatatacgagtatctaataatatataaaattctcgtgtcatggtgttaaacattgaactcctccgaaacggctcgaccgattttaataaaattttgtgggcatatcgggtaggtctgagaatcggtcaacatctatttttcatacccctaagttataagggggggagattaagggtgttaataacatatatggcaaaacaacgtttgcggggtcagctagtaagtatatatatacacgattgaattgaataacctcttccttttttgtaGTGGGTTAAAAAGGAAATTTCCGTAATCGCACCACTAAATACAACAAATACTTCTTACTACTAACTTCCCAAATTTAAGATGTTAAAGGCAAAATATGTGTTTATAACTAAGTAAAATCTTTACAGGAACGAACGCCTCTCCCTCCTATATACGACGCGTTATCAGATCACGCTCAACAGAATCTGCTGAACttgcaaaaacaaaaactttcaaACAACTTTCAGGTTCGTACAACATGAtctgaatttataataaacatcggcGGACTTAGTTTAtagatatacttataaataacaatggCTGATAATGGCCTTTGAGAGCATATTCTCTATGAAGCAAAACTTAGTAAGAACACTCGTACCATACACTTGATTGCtacctttatataaaaatctgttCAAATCAAAATGTGcgtattttaattcttttattgataatataaattgtattaatcgtaatgtatgtttatatattttcagcTGAAAAAACCGAATTACGTAAACCATTATGAAAACAACGACGTATCCGATGAAAACCACAATCCCGAATACAGCGATGAGgtatcatttttgtaattaactAGACACACTTCGCGGTTATTCGCGCTTTGCGTTTTGATTTCAgaattgttaatgttttttgGTAGTGCTTCGTTCCTACAGTGGTTTTTTCAAGTATCTCTAAggtattttcttaaatatctgttacaaaaatattatttataatctgaTTAGTTATACCTAGTCTGCTTCGTAGAAGAAAAACTAGATTTAGAAACGACTGATCGTTTTTGAGGAGGACATAAATACACAcctatacatacacacacactcacacactcgcGCACACATCACACACTCACCTTTAAATTATCAACGATTCGTTTCAACTTTATTACAGTACAGTTGAAGTCTGTAGACTTCAATTTTGTCTACCGTTTGTAAGTATATTATAAGTATGCGTACAAACTCCTATTATTTATCGATAATTGTTTACTTGTGGGATAAAATCTTTGTTATCCTTACTACCAGGTGTTTCcacacaaaattaatttatgtgtgAATGTGCTTGGCCAAACGATGCATGCTGAGGTATGTAATCAAATCTTTAACTTCAAATATCTGAACTTTAAGTTACATTAAGATTATACTGATATCGTAATGGTTAGTGTATGTGAGTGTAtgtgtgtgagagagagagagaaagagatagAGATTAGAGCGATAGTCAAGAAGTTTATTGGTGAATGTCACACAAATTACACGCAAACATAACCACAAATCGAGGTatcttgaatataattattcgtAGTCGGTACGAAGTTTTAGAATTATTTGAgcccatatatgtatattaggtataataaagaataacaGCTAAAGGATCAATCaagtaatattacaaaataatttgtttttcagAATCAAAACTACGCTTTCTCTTACACGGTACGAGATCACAAAACTGGTGATGATTTCTCACATTCTCAACAGAGCAGTGGTTCAGCTACTAACGGAGAGTACAGGGTTCGACTACCTGACGGTAGAACACAAATAGTTTCGTACACTGCTGATGAAAACGGCTATAAGGCAGACGTGAGATACGATGATGAAAAACCAAAAACAGATTACTATAAcacgaataataattatagaaatatttataacaataatccCGTTAACGGTaatgttaacaaaaataataatcaaaattataatacaaatataaacaataacaaatacgaAATACCAGTTAAAGAAAATTTAGAACAATACAATTCCAAAGACTATTATGACTATTCCgcggaatataataataactaccaaccttacaaaacaaaattcaatttcaatcaaattaCAACCGCAGCTCCGGTTAGACCATCGTATGATGAAATCAAAGACTTATTCACTAGATCTCCGGTCCCAACTCCATTGTATACAGATACAGTGTCAAGTAATAGTCAAAATCTTAATTATGGTACTACAACAGAGAATGTAGTATTAATTGGTGggaaaaatttgtataattttgaaCCAAATCTTGTTGTAACAACACCGCGTCCCACTCATTTCGTTGCGTCAACTCCAGCGGCGTATTTGGCATCGACAATAGCAAGTTTAAGAGATCGTCTCACCGCAAAACCTATACTATCAAATAGTTTTATCaacagaattaataaatatttaacatttaaataatagatgttaattttaattattaatacaaagtTATCTGATACAAGATATTTGTATACTTTAGTATTTAAGGCTATTATTTCATGAAATGTTCATttgtattataacttttttaattaattttaatgaaaattgtgtTGAATCAAAGTCAAAATTTActtacaaatgaaattaatttaataaaaagtaagagTTAGTGCGTAAGgtgatgtaaataatttattatttttttaagaaataaaatatttgtattgagtttattattttattatatcctCACATTTTTAGAGTAAAGAATATTATCTACTCGCTGATAGAGGTGATATCACAAAGTACGCGAAGTCTAGTGGCGTCAGCCAGCAATAAAGTTGTTATTACACCTTTTAGAACTCCGGCAAAAGCTTATATTATACTCGTAAACTTGCAAGCTTTTAAATCAACCCAAGAGCGGTGAATTAGCATTGTTCACAGCAACCAGCTGTTGCGCAATAAAGGTAGCCCGCTCTAACAACACGTGTATGGACTGTATGGTCCATACAGATACCTGTCGCAAATTCGTCTGGTTGTTTGGGTATCTGTATTTTCAGAAAGAGAATTCTGCATCTATGCGCTCTTTTTCCAtcatagtgacataaaaaaaatatatatatgggcTTGTGcacgtgcgcgtgtgtgtgtgtccgtGTGTCTGTGAATGTGTTTTATAAACAAgtgttgtgtttattttataatcgtttatatATAATAGCGATAAATATATCGATACAGTTCCAGCAGGAGAGTAAACCGTAACAACCGTAATGCTAAACTCGAGCGAGCTAGTATCCATCAAGAAACTTGGCATACGTCTCGACGTAACGCGCCGGATCTAAACGCTAAATATCTGCGGTGGGGCGTCCTACACACGGATAGACCGACTGAgcgtcttttattttatataaatatgagttatttaaatattataattgtatttgctcgcaaacgaaaacaaaacgacttcaattacatcgacaagtaatgcaacgtcagtagacgaaaaaaagtaacaaacacactagtcgtcactacgattttcgaggatttccctcgatgtctctgggattccatcatcaggtcctggtttccttatcatggcagcacacttgggatatctcctttccaacaaaaaaataatttttaaaatcggttcataaacaacgaagctatccccaaacatacatacatatatatatatatatatatatatatatatatatatatagtcgaattgcgtcttcggtgcgacaaagccagtactgcggtcaccaacccgcctgcccagcgtggtgactatgggcaaaacacgtgagttcacgttatttttggcgtaaacttgtggaggcctatgtccagcagtggactgtataggctgtaataataaaatagtcgaattgagtaacctccttttttttgaagttggttaaaaaaattataccctTCTAGTTCTGATTAGACATTGGGTAATTGTCCTGTTACATTGATGAGGGTAGTTACCGTATCTTGGTTGCAGTCTGCAGATACGATTCCTGCTCATGAGAgacttttgtatttatacatatattttattttagtgtgcTTGTATGTCCTTCTGATGAAAGGAAATAAAATTACGAATGAAGTCGCTTCAGTAATTCATTTATAAGCCTTACATTGAAAGGTTCCTAGCTTACAATTTAGTGTTAAGTATGTGTACACAATATATACAAAGGCCCAGATCACAACAATAATCTGTATCACCTGAATATAGTACAAGCAATTGTAATTAGCAGAGATTAAAACTAAAACCGCTAACACAACAAACAGCTACTGCGGTCACGTAAAATGCTAGTAATCGCTAGAAAACTACGCGTTAATCCctaatttaagtaaatagtgGTCAGTATTGTAGTGATAAAAGTATTGTATGGCATAATACTATTTGTTATTGAGGTAGGCCTCAGCAGGACATATTTCTCGTGAGatgtggagcagcccgaatgCGGTAGCATCTCAAGCTTAGAGAAGGTTACAGCTAAAGAATTCTGCTCTCAATTAGTATTACTGCGATGgctaaggtagccagagctcccgAAGCTACGTGTATCGACAGCGGGGGTAGAACCGGCAACGAAATGCTCCTGGTGTTACTGACCTCCATTAGCTACGGTAGCCGTGTCTTATGCAAGCTGTTTGTATACTTGGGTCCCGTCCAAGTCATTTCTAAAACTACCTTTCCGCGTGCATCTTCACCCATGTATGCTACACGGATTTAGCTGTTCCGTTTCCTCCCGTTAAATTATAACCTATTTTACGGTAGGTAGCCTTATGCTGGTAAAAGACTGCTTAAAATCGATCCACGAGCTTTTAAATTTATCCACTACAAACGGGAAATATCACTCTTAtactctttataataataggtaaatatataaatgaaaatataaattatttatttatttatttatttttatttatttattctttattgtacaccacacagAGTAATTTCatacagaattgtaaagaaaaaaaagtataatgcacaatgaggcggccttatcgctcgatagcgatttcttccaggcaaccttagggttaggattagaggaaaaaaaaagaaataagtaggtggtgcataataaacgtacatcaaacaaaataagatacaaataatacaaataaaataaatatgataaactattcaatattcctataggtataaatatacacgtacataacaataaaatataagtacacggtaaataatacacacatacatatatacatacatacaaacatttatacatatatatatataattaagtccTATTAAGAGACAGATAATGgtcttttacaagttttttaaatgaaccAATGCTTTGAGCTTTGCGAATGTGTAAGGGTTAAAGTATTCCACAAAATAATAGCCTGAACAGCAAATGAACCTCGATAATATTTGGTCTTATGTACAGGCATTCTAAGCGTAAGATTTCCAGACGAACGAAGTACTTTACTGTGATCTCCaacgaattcaaatttgttCTTCAAGTATAGAGGACTAGTTGGTTTAAATAGTACACAATACAGAAGTGAGAGAATGTGTAAATTTCGGCGAAGACGGATAGGAAGCCACTTAAGCTTAGAGCGAAAATCCAAATATGAATCGGATTGCAACATTTTGAAGCCGCTCAAgtttattaaattgatcttCAGTTAGGTTGGTATAGcttgctattaaaaataaataaatttgttaacgGAATTgcttgttatttaaaaataaataaatttgttaacggaaattaatagataaagcttattattcgttgcaggattacatagttgataaagatgtgtggacgtagtgacgctgtatttcatgcaacatgttactaattttgtcctaaaacagtttatatattattttcaaaagagtaactgcggagtttcttgccgattattctctgcagattgtacattccgaatcggtggtagctacacttttaaaaattattatcacttttatagttataatttttaaaatgacgactCGAAAGTGGTTTTatagcctatttgaataaagttattttaatttgattcgTGTTTTATATTCTCAAAAACCGTATGTAACGTGAGCAAGACTTGCTCTTAGGCTTGTTAGTCAAGTTACGGAGCGTGAGAGCTTACCAATTGTTGCCGTAACtgaatttatatgtattatcacATATGTGTGTTACATAACGTACTACtatgaaaaaataacaaaaaatatatcgtcTCAATAAAGGAAAATGTGTTGTTTCTTATGAATATATACTGTTTGAAGTTTATAAGAGTTTAGACCTTAAGAATCAATTCTCATATAAGGgttataaggcccccggtattaaaaaaatatgaggattaaaatctattgaacgaatgacctAGTTACGTTTCtcttaacgccatctatcggaactcaatGTTGCCGATAGATCTTAGATGATAGATGATGCTAGATAGACgatgttatttgattcgtttatttaccatttgatatggtattaatctttttcttagactagtaagacttttgtgcctatttagacagtcgatctgaaggagtaagctACAGtcatgcgtcggagctgacacacatactttttttgttttataataataataataattaataaatatatacacaatacacacacggtcgtctgttcccaaagtaagcaacttaatgcttgtgttataggtaacagccgactggtatagctacatttttttttcaataaatatacttataaataatacatatataaataaataaatatatatatatatatatatatatatatatatatatatatatatatatatatatatatatatatttattatacatatatatat
The nucleotide sequence above comes from Melitaea cinxia chromosome 28, ilMelCinx1.1, whole genome shotgun sequence. Encoded proteins:
- the LOC123667480 gene encoding uncharacterized protein DDB_G0283357-like, coding for MLIILLLITGATTQEESTPASLLRPRNFNYHPYQFLQENEVKPTEKGPVLFPNDGPPPPRRPLVVTSRPLIESIIRSDLNPNPPETNNSIPQPSEINNIFKPYANINQNFGQDLFDKDIPDAFNNVEYQASSYPGVPYADNLKNGRRNGFYRNNDYMDYEERTPLPPIYDALSDHAQQNLLNLQKQKLSNNFQLKKPNYVNHYENNDVSDENHNPEYSDENQNYAFSYTVRDHKTGDDFSHSQQSSGSATNGEYRVRLPDGRTQIVSYTADENGYKADVRYDDEKPKTDYYNTNNNYRNIYNNNPVNGNVNKNNNQNYNTNINNNKYEIPVKENLEQYNSKDYYDYSAEYNNNYQPYKTKFNFNQITTAAPVRPSYDEIKDLFTRSPVPTPLYTDTVSSNSQNLNYGTTTENVVLIGGKNLYNFEPNLVVTTPRPTHFVASTPAAYLASTIASLRDRLTAKPILSNSFINRINKYLTFK